In Athalia rosae chromosome 6, iyAthRosa1.1, whole genome shotgun sequence, one DNA window encodes the following:
- the LOC105682975 gene encoding C-type mannose receptor 2-like isoform X1, with product MAFAMASLPLHLLCQLIAPNVTTNHNNHGTPVNQLQQQPSAILPEGYVEYPGQGVAYKYHMEDLVSWKKARELCVSEGAHLAVIDTREKFEYVMRSHPGDAFHVGLYAPYDDNDDWVSVTSGGAPILNLPWQSTEPDSTYRCAVAIKDGLSNYSCSLSLWYFICERPISSSVPAGPRTTVNVADIH from the exons ATGGCTTTCGCGATGGCTTCGCTACCGCTCCACTTACTGTGTCAGTTAATCGCGCCCAATGTAACTACGAATCATAATAATCATG GTACCCCCGTGAACCAGTTGCAACAACAGCCAAGTGCCATTCTTCCGGAAGGATACGTCGAATACCCTGGGCAAGGAGTAGCCTACAAGTATCATATGGAAGATTTGGTGTCTTGGAAAAAAGCTAGAGAACTATGTGTTTCGGAAGGGGCTCATTTGGCAGTGATCGATAccagagaaaaatttgaatacgtTATGAGATCTCACCCTGGCGATGCTTTTCATGTGGGTTTATATGCACCGTACGATGACAACGATGATTGGGTCAGTGTTACTAGTG GAGGAGCGCCTATATTGAACCTACCCTGGCAATCTACCGAGCCCGATTCTACTTACAGATGTGCTGTGGCTATAAAGGACGGACTCAGTAATTACAGCTGTTCGCTTAGCCTATGGTATTTCATATGCGAACGTCCGATTTCTTCCAGTGTCCCCGCGGGACCACGGACCACGGTGAATGTCGCCGACATCCACTAG
- the LOC105682965 gene encoding pro-resilin-like: MNRLLQKTSVLVVLACCLGGSVFGGLLPGDGNSGYRYNRPNGGQNQGGFGGFGRPFSSYGTPVQGGGFGGNDGSGNRGNEFAGGFGGSGGNGAGVGFAGRPSGNYGTPGFGGGNFGLQGNANGGRYQDNSGNGGYNYNDDNGRPKPYSFQYEVRDPPSGNDYSQQESSDGNAVRGEYRVLLPDSRTQIVRYTADDASGYNAEVQYEGQAQFPRGGNQNGGYNLGGPDFSSGGFGRNGGYSGGAVGSGGGNGFGGGSGGSPNNQYLPAGVDYGK, encoded by the exons ATGAATCGACTACTTCAG AAAACTAGCGTCCTCGTCGTGCTGGCGTGTTGCTTGGGGGGGAGCGTCTTCGGTGGTCTCCTTCCAGGTGACGGTAATTCGGGCTACCGGTACAACAGACCGAACGGAGGTCAGAATCAAGGAGGCTTCGGAGGATTCGGGAGACCATTTTCTTCGTACGGTACGCCCGTCCAAGGAGGAGGATTCGGGGGTAACGATGGTTCCGGTAACAGAGGAAACGAATTCGCCGGAGGATTCGGTGGTTCCGGAGGAAACGGAGCGGGCGTAGGATTTGCCGGACGCCCGTCTGGAAATTACGGAACGCCCGGTTTCGGAGGTGGCAATTTCGGTCTTCAAGGGAACGCCAACGGAGGCAGATATCAAGACAATTCCGGAAATGGCGGCTACAACTACAACGACGACAACGGCAGA CCGAAGCCTTACAGCTTCCAATACGAAGTGAGGGATCCCCCGAGCGGCAACGACTACTCGCAGCAGGAGAGCAGCGACGGTAACGCGGTCAGAGGAGAATACAGGGTATTGCTGCCCGATTCGAGAACGCAGATAGTCAGGTACACCGCCGACGACGCCAGCGGGTACAACGCCGAAGTCCAATACGAGGGACAGGCCCAGTTCCCTCGTGGGGGAAATCAGAACGGAGGCTACAATCTGGGAGGCCCTGATTTTTCATCGGGAGGCTTCGGACGCAACGGAGGATATTccggcg GTGCCGTCGGTAGCGGAGGTGGAAATGGATTCGGAGGCGGCAGCGGTGGGAGTCCCAACAACCAATATTTGCCGGCAGGTGTTGATTATGGCAAATAA
- the LOC125501365 gene encoding probable serine/threonine-protein kinase clkA: MGIITVRQVILSMALGASLVSGEPPLNSQYGVPGNYGGNGGVNGGSGTITNSYGTPLNPEGHDAHQDYIDSQPKSYEFGYAVKDAASGNDFGRRETSDGETVRGEYRVQLPDGRTQIVTYTADWRTGFHADVRYEGVASFPDQYNNNNNNNNNNNGGNGYNDFNSNNLDGGYNRGNNGGYNNNYNGQQNGNYHSTGYSGNNNNNNYNYNNNNNNNNYPNNNYDSNSVDVGYNNNYGGYSGNSFGSKASNPVSTYGAPAFRK, translated from the exons ATGGGAATAATAACTGTGCGACAG GTAATTCTATCGATGGCTCTGGGAGCGAGTTTAGTTTCGGGCGAACCCCCTTTGAACAGCCAGTACGGAGTTCCAGGTAATTACGGAGGGAACGGCGGAGTAAACGGGGGTTCGGGTACCATTACGAACAGCTACGGTACACCGCTGAATCCCGAAGGTCACGATGCCCATCAAGATTACATCGATAGCCAG CCGAAATCGTACGAGTTTGGTTACGCGGTGAAGGACGCAGCTTCTGGCAACGATTTCGGACGACGGGAAACCAGCGACGGAGAAACCGTACGCGGCGAATATCGAGTCCAACTTCCGGACGGTCGCACTCAGATCGTTACCTACACCGCCGACTGGAGAACGGGATTTCACGCGGACGTGAGGTACGAGGGTGTCGCCTCGTTCCCCGACcaatacaacaacaacaacaacaacaacaacaataacaacggaGGAAACGGATACAACGATTTCAACTCCAACAATCTGGACGGTGGATACAACAGAg GTAACAACGGAGGCTACAACAACAATTACAACGGACAACAAAACGGAAATTATCATTCGACGGGTTATTCCggaaacaataacaacaacaattacaattacaacaacaacaacaacaacaataactacCCGAACAATAATTACGATTCGAATTCTGTGGACGTTGGTTACAACAACAACTACGGAGGGTATTCCGGTAATTCTTTTGGATCGAAGGCTTCAAATCCAGTATCGACGTACGGGGCACCGGCGTTTCGTAAATAG
- the LOC105682975 gene encoding uncharacterized protein LOC105682975 isoform X2, which translates to MAFAMASLPLHLLCQLIAPNVTTNHNNHGTPVNQLQQQPSAILPEGYVEYPGQGVAYKYHMEDLVSWKKARELCVSEGAHLAVIDTREKFEYVMRSHPGDAFHVGLYAPYDDNDDWVSVTSDVLWL; encoded by the exons ATGGCTTTCGCGATGGCTTCGCTACCGCTCCACTTACTGTGTCAGTTAATCGCGCCCAATGTAACTACGAATCATAATAATCATG GTACCCCCGTGAACCAGTTGCAACAACAGCCAAGTGCCATTCTTCCGGAAGGATACGTCGAATACCCTGGGCAAGGAGTAGCCTACAAGTATCATATGGAAGATTTGGTGTCTTGGAAAAAAGCTAGAGAACTATGTGTTTCGGAAGGGGCTCATTTGGCAGTGATCGATAccagagaaaaatttgaatacgtTATGAGATCTCACCCTGGCGATGCTTTTCATGTGGGTTTATATGCACCGTACGATGACAACGATGATTGGGTCAGTGTTACTAGTG ATGTGCTGTGGCTATAA
- the LOC105682974 gene encoding uncharacterized protein LOC105682974, with product MAALVTTLPAMQLVCNLVFVGNGTNSALPLPGAPIKTSVLPEGYIAYPEIGVAYKVHDEIVSWFVAKEKCSRDGGNLAVIDSLQKLAFVKAQRKSRDLTHVGINRIEGINGWLSAKTGLPLSNIPWAPGEPNGSGNCVEIKREENGLGAYLCISPGDYVCEIPIPENYIAHF from the exons ATGGCCGCGCTCGTGACGACCCTCCCTGCGATGCAGCTGGTTTGTAATTTGGTGTTCGTCGGTAACGGTACCAATTCCG CTTTGCCTCTACCGGGAGCACCAATAAAAACATCGGTCCTCCCCGAAGGCTACATCGCGTATCCCGAGATCGGCGTAGCTTACAAAGTCCACGATGAGATCGTTTCATGGTTTGTCGCCAAAGAAAAATGCAGCCGGGATGGCGGTAACTTGGCGGTGATTGATTCGCTTCAAAAATTGGCATTCGTCAAGGCTCAAAGAAAGTCGAGAGACCTCACGCACGTCGGTATTAATCGGATAGAAGGAATCAACGGATGGCTGAGCGCAAAAACCG GTTTGCCACTGTCTAACATACCGTGGGCACCGGGCGAGCCAAACGGAAGCGGAAACTGCGTGGAAATAAAACGCGAGGAAAATGGACTCGGGGCATACTTGTGCATCTCACCAGGGGATTACGTCTGCGAAATTCCGATCCCCGAAAACTACATTGCGCATTTTTGA